Proteins found in one Triticum aestivum cultivar Chinese Spring chromosome 4D, IWGSC CS RefSeq v2.1, whole genome shotgun sequence genomic segment:
- the LOC123097636 gene encoding transcription factor TGA2.2 yields MADASSRTDTSIVVDTDDKNQRMENGQNGAIVPSNSSEPSDRSDRPMDQKVLRRLAQNREAARKSRLRKKAYVQQLESSKLKLASLEQELQKARQQGIFISSSGDQTHAMSGNGAMTFDLEYTRWLEEQNKQINELRTAVNAHASDSDLRLIVDGIMAHYDEIFKLKGAAAKADVFHILSGMWKTPAERCFLWLGGFRSSELLKLLVNQLEPLTEQQLMGLSSLEQSSHQAEDALSQGMEALQQSLAETLAGSLGPSGSSGNVANYMGQMAMAMGKLGTLENFLRQADNLRQQTLHQMQRILTIRQAARALLAIHDYFSRLRALSSLWLARPRE; encoded by the exons ATGGCTGATGCTAGTTCGAGGACTGACACATCCATAGTTGTGGACACTGACGATAAGAATCAAAGG ATGGAAAACGGACAAAATGGAGCTATCGTGCCTTCTAATTCATCTGAACCATCTGACAGGTCCGACAGGCCTATGGACCAAAAG GTATTGCGGAGGCTTGCCCAAAATCGCGAGGCAGCACGAAAAAGTCGTCTGAGGAAAAAG GCGTATGTACAACAACTTGAGAGCAGTAAGCTGAAACTTGCAAGCCTGGAACAAGAACTCCAGAAAGCTCGACAGCAA GGAATCTTCATTTCTAGCTCTGGGGATCAAACTCATGCTATGAGTGGAAATG GAGCGATGACATTTGATTTAGAATATACTCGATGGCTAGAGGAGCAAAATAAGCAGATAAATGAGCTGAGGACTGCAGTAAATGCTCATGCAAGTGATAGTGACCTCCGTCTTATTGTAGATGGAATAATGGCACATTATGACGAAATATTCAAGCTGAAGGGCGCTGCTGCAAAGGCTGATGTGTTTCATATACTTTCAGGCATGTGGAAAACACCTGCTGAAAGGTGTTTTTTGTGGCTTGGGGGTTTTCGTTCGTCTGAGCTTCTAAAG CTCCTTGTAAATCAGCTCGAGCCTCTAACAGAGCAGCAGTTGATGGGGTTATCCAGCCTCGAGCAATCCTCACACCAGGCCGAGGATGCACTATCACAAGGAATGGAGGCATTGCAGCAATCTTTGGCTGAAACGTTGGCTGGTTCCCTTGGTCCATCAGGATCTTCAGGAAACGTGGCAAACTACATGGGTCAAATGGCTATGGCTATGGGAAAACTTGGAACCCTTGAGAATTTCCTTCGCCAG GCTGACAATCTACGGCAACAAACTTTGCATCAAATGCAAAGAATTCTGACAATACGGCAAGCTGCTCGAGCTCTCCTTGCAATACATGACTATTTTTCACGTTTGCGTGCCCTGAGCTCTCTCTGGCTTGCAAGGCCACGGGAGTAA
- the LOC123097637 gene encoding inactive glucose-6-phosphate 1-dehydrogenase 4, chloroplastic, translated as MATTVLAVTASAAPAPPSLGAARFSPVAGPAVTLRTQCWIAAKMKLHKALRRHGSQVQRKLEIQGVGKIPDCFKVASLTGRITRRNVQLADETGGETANTSSVMSDNSIDDKSSMHLGLNHSEADRPVLEEGVVLFDNFDDQPESIPSLCIAVIGATGELARSKVFPALFALYYSGFLPQNVAIFGYSRKTLADEDLRSMIEANLTCRVDHHENCEEKLNEFLKRTYYVDAGHDNKDGMAKLNSKMAQIEGICAANRIFYLAVPQEALLDVALPLSDSAQTKHGWNRIIIEKPFGFTSLSSQRVTQSLLSRFEEKQIYRIDHLLGKDLIENLTVLRFSNLVFEPLWSRKYIRNVQVVFSEETSAETQGRYFGNYGIIRDIVHSHILQTIALFAMEPPVSLDGEDIRDEKVKVLRSIRKVDIEDVVLGQLKDASGDVDRYTKSMTPTYFAAAMYIDNARWDGVPFLIKTGMGLMENRAEIRIQFHHVPGNIYRERFGHDIDLDTNELVLRDLPEEAILLKVNNKVPGLGLQLDASELNLLYRDRYDVEVPDSYEHLLLDVLDGDSHLFMRSDELAAAWSVLAPILHEIDQKSVAPELYDAGDKGPINAYYLAAKHGVRWDDGC; from the exons ATGGCTACCACGGTCCTCGCCGTGACGGCTTCAGCAGCTCCAGCGCCGCCTTCGTTGGGGGCTGCGCGCTTCAGCCCG GTTGCAGGACCTGCTGTCACTCTTAGAACGCAATGTTGGATTGCTGCCAAGATGAAGCTCCACAAGGCCCTGAGGAGGCATGGATCGCAAGTTCAGAGAAAGCTGGAAATTCAAGGGGTTGGTAAAATTCCTGACTGCTTCAAGGTTGCATCGCTGACTGGAAGGATAACTCGTCGGAATGTACAGCTTGCTGATG AAACTGGAGGTGAAACAGCAAATACAAGCTCTGTTATGTCAGATAACTCGATCGATGACAAAAGTTCAATGCATCTGGGACTCAACCACTCTGAAGCTGATCGTCCTGTACTAGAGGAAGGCGTTGTTCTGTTTGATAACTTTGATGACCAACCTGAAAGTATACCATCTCTTTGCATTGCTGTCATTGGAGCTACTGGCGAACTGGCAAGAAGTAAAGTCTTCCCAGCACTATTTGCTCTGTATTACAGTGGTTTTCTTCCTCAG AATGTTGCCATATTTGGATATTCTAGAAAGACATTAGCAGACGAGGATTTAAGATCCATGATTGAAGCCAATTTGACCTGTCGGGTAGATCACCA TGAAAACTGTGAAGAAAAGTTGAATGAATTCCTTAAAAGGACATACTATGTCGATGCAGGACATGATAACAAAGATGGGATGGCGAAACTAAATTCGAAAATGGCACAGATAGAG GGCATTTGTGCAGCAAACCGGATATTCTACCTTGCTGTTCCCCAAGAGGCACTTCTTGATGTGGCATTGCCATTATCTGACAGTGCCCAAACTAAGCATGGCTGGAATAggataattattgagaaaccattTGGCTTCACTAGTTTGTCCTCACAACGGGTAACACAGTCTTTGCTGTCAAGATTTGAAGAGAAGCAAATCTACCG AATTGATCATCTTTTGGGGAAGGATCTAATTGAAAATCTCACTGTCTTGAGATTTTCTAATTTGGTGTTTGAACCTTTATGGAGTAGGAAGTACATACGCAATGTGCAG GTCGTTTTTTCTGAAGAAACATCAGCAGAAACACAAGGGAG GTACTTTGGAAACTACGGGATAATCCGTGACATAGTGCACAGCCACATTCTTCAAacgatagcactatttgctatggAACCACCTGTAAGTCTTGATGGGGAGGATATCCGCGATGAGAAG GTGAAGGTGCTCAGATCAATTCGAAAAGTGGACATTGAGGATGTCGTCCTTGGTCAACTCAAAGATGCCTCTGGTGACGTTGACCGATATACAAAATCAATGACACCTACCTACTTTGCTGCCGCCATGTACATTGACAATGCACGTTGGGATGGGGTACCTTTTTTGATCAAGACTGGAATGGGACTTATGGAGAATAG AGCTGAGATTCGTATTCAATTTCATCATGTCCCTGGCAATATCTACCGTGAACGTTTTGGTCATGACATAGATCTCGACACAAATGAGCTGGTTTTACGTGACCTACCCGAAGAAGCCATTCTCCTGAAAGTCAACAATAAGGTCCCGGGTCTTGGGCTCCAGTTGGATGCTTCAGAGCTCAACCTACTTTACAGGGACAG GTACGACGTTGAAGTTCCAGATTCATATGAGCATCTTCTTTTGGATGTTCTAGATGGCGATAGTCATCTCTTCATGCGCAGTGACGAATTAGCTGCTGCATGGAGCGTATTGGCACCTATACTCCATGAGATCGACCAGAAGAGTGTTGCTCCTGAGCTCTACGACGCTGGGGATAAAGGACCAATTAATGCTTACTATCTCGCTGCTAAACATGGAGTCCGATGGGATGATGGCTGCTGA
- the LOC123097638 gene encoding pentatricopeptide repeat-containing protein At1g56690, mitochondrial yields MLQTPTSFRAHPLAMRFPSVRFLPSSAAPAVVAANARIAWMARAGNMEGARATFEAMPLRTTASYNALIAGYFRNHLPEAALGLFRRMPSRDLGSYNALISGFSLRRHTLPDAAAALASIPLPPSVVSFTSLLRGYVRHGFLADAIRLFHQMPERNHVSYTVMLGGFIDAGRLDEARKLFDEMPDKDVVARTAMLSGYCQAGRIAEARLLFDDMPKRNVVSWTAMISGYSQNGKLNLARKLFEVMPDRSEVSWTAMLVGYIQAGHIEDAEQLFNAMPEHPVAACNAMMVGFGQRGMVDAAKAVFERMQEKDDGTWSAMIKAYEQNEFLIEALSTFRDMSWRGIRPNYPSVISILTVCSALAILNYGREVHAAMLRCSFDMDIFTVSALITMYIKCGNLDKANRVFNMFEPKDVVMWNSMITGYAQHGLGEEALGIFNDMTIAGMAPDGITYIGVLTACSYTGKVKVGREIFNSMCKNSAIRPGAEHYSCMVDLLGRAGHVDEALDLIKNMPVEADAIIWGALMGACRMHKNAEIAELAAKKLLELEPESAGPYVLLSHIYTSTGRWEDASKMRKFISSRNLNKSTGCSWIEYDKRVHLFTSGDILAHPEHAIILKMLEKLDGLLMESGYSADGSFVLHDIDEEQKLHSLRYHSERQAVAYGLLKVPEGMPIRVMKNLRVCGDCHAAMKLIAKITSREIILRDANRFHHFKDGFCSCRDYW; encoded by the coding sequence ATGCTCCAGACCCCGACTTCGTTCCGCGCACACCCGCTCGCCATGCGCTTCCCGTCGGTTCGCTTCCTGCCGTCAAGTGCGGCGCCGGCGGTGGTGGCCGCGAACGCGCGCATCGCCTGGATGGCGCGCGCGGGGAACATGGAGGGCGCCCGCGCGACGTTCGAGGCCATGCCCCTCCGCACCACCGCTTCCTACAACGCCCTCATCGCCGGCTACTTCCGTAACCACCTCCCGGAGGCCGCCCTCGGCCTCTTCCGCCGCATGCCCTCCCGCGATCTCGGCTCCTACAATGCTCTCATCTCCGGCTTCTCCCTCCGCCGTCACACCCTCCCTGATGCGGCGGCCGCGCTCGCCTCCATCCCCTTACCCCCCTCAGTCGTCTCCTTCACCTCCCTCCTGCGCGGGTACGTGCGCCACGGCTTCCTGGCCGACGCCATCCGCCTGTTCCACCAGATGCCCGAGCGCAACCACGTCTCCTACACGGTTATGCTGGGTGGTTTTATTGATGCCGGCCGTCTCGACGaggcccgcaagctgttcgacgaaatgcctgACAAGGACGTCGTTGCACGAACTGCCATGCTATCTGGGTACTGCCAGGCTGGCCGAATTGCCGAGGCACGCCTGCTGTTTGATGATATGCCGAAGAGGAATGTTGTGTCATGGACTGCAATGATATCTGGATACTCTCAAAACGGGAAGCTTAACCTTGCACGGAAGCTTTTTGAGGTGATGCCTGATCGCAGTGAGGTGTCATGGACTGCTATGTTAGTCGGGTACATACAGGCTGGACATATCGAGGATGCCGAGCAGCTGTTTAATGCAATGCCAGAGCACCCAGTGGCTGCCTGCAATGCGATGATGGTTGGGTTTGGGCAGCGCGGGATGGTGGATGCTGCCAAGGCAGTGTTTGAGAGAATGCAAGAGAAGGATGATGGTACGTGGAGTGCAATGATTAAAGCGTATGAGCAGAATGAGTTCTTGATTGAGGCATTGTCTACTTTCCGTGATATGTCATGGAGAGGTATCCGTCCAAACTACCCATCAGTCATTAGCATCCTTACTGTGTGTTCGGCACTAGCTATTCTCAATTATGGAAGGGAGGTGCATGCTGCAATGCTGAGATGCTCCTTTGACATGGACATTTTTACTGTTTCGGCATTAATCACAATGTACATCAAATGTGGAAATTTGGATAAAGCTAATAGGGTCTTCAATATGTTTGAGCCCAAAGATGTCGTGATGTGGAACTCAATGATCACTGGTTATGCTCAACATGGGTTGGGGGAGGAAGCACTTGGCATATTTAATGACATGACGATTGCAGGAATGGCACCTGATGGGATTACTTATATTGGAGTCCTCACTGCTTGTAGCTATACCGGGAAAGTAAAAGTAGGGAGGGAAATTTTCAATTCTATGTGTAAGAATTCTGCCATCCGACCAGGAGCGGAGCATTACTCTTGTATGGTTGATTTGCTTGGTCGAGCTGGACATGTAGATGAAGCATTGGATTTGATTAAGAACATGCCAGTTGAAGCCGATGCTATCATCTGGGGAGCACTGATGGGTGCCTGTAGGATGCACAAGAATGCTGAGATTGCCGAGCTTGCTGCTAAGAAGCTATTAGAGCTAGAGCCCGAGAGTGCTGGACCATATGTTTTGCTCTCTCACATTTATACATCCACTGGGAGGTGGGAAGATGCTTCTAAGATGCGGAAATTCATTAGCTCAAGGAATTTAAACAAGTCTACAGGCTGTAGTTGGATAGAGTACGACAAGAGGGTGCACCTCTTCACATCTGGTGATATATTAGCACACCCAGAGCATGCTATTATCCTTAAGATGTTGGAGAAACTAGATGGTCTACTGATGGAATCTGGTTACTCAGCTGACGGAAGCTTTGTGCTCCATGATATAGACGAAGAGCAAAAACTTCATAGCTTGCGATATCATAGTGAGAGGCAGGCTGTGGCGTATGGACTTTTGAAAGTTCCAGAAGGAATGCCCATTCGTGTCATGAAGAACCTTAGAGTGTGTGGTGACTGCCATGCTGCCATGAAGTTGATTGCAAAAATTACTTCCCGGGAAATCATACTCAGAGATGCTAATAGGTTCCATCATTTCAAAGACGGATTTTGCTCATGCAGGGACTATTGGTGA